A window from Shewanella livingstonensis encodes these proteins:
- a CDS encoding alpha/beta hydrolase family protein, with amino-acid sequence MFTKSLISIALLCLGTTGAIAADSINNGTLKKSLVAEQLYPNTLPKEALPELAQTGIYQVGVKTVNLINKKQFNPSTQTLTDRKLTVEVWYPTNKTPNIKPKAVYRNETRLGLPFILQGNATRNAEVVNLTGQPFPLIVLSHGYTGYRTIMFYLAEHLASHGYVVAAIDHTDSTNADVDMVNAPFSGFFSTLLNRSRDQQFTLDYFTDADNFVSSIIDTKRAGLIGYSMGGYGAVNTVGGCYQFTPQTAATFTGSKDLNVINGAITLLNTCAGGQVAPAKVDPKWKAMIAMAPWGENYQLFDPVALAKITTPTLYVAGDLDDISGYKGIKSLYQQTGGDKTYMLTFHNARHNIAPHPAPQIAYQNEIDLGHYFEPAWSNTQLNTINKHFALAMMDCHVKNQQDKCAYLQLNAQSNEQDSQGNPTPAWKGFPHRYATGMSWDMKAAKQ; translated from the coding sequence ATGTTTACTAAATCACTTATTTCTATTGCGTTGCTATGTTTAGGTACTACTGGAGCGATTGCCGCAGATAGCATCAATAATGGCACACTCAAAAAATCATTAGTTGCCGAACAGCTTTACCCCAACACATTACCAAAAGAAGCGTTACCTGAACTGGCGCAAACAGGCATTTATCAAGTGGGTGTCAAAACAGTTAACCTGATCAATAAAAAGCAATTTAATCCTAGCACGCAAACATTAACAGACAGGAAGTTGACGGTTGAAGTGTGGTATCCAACCAACAAAACACCCAATATAAAACCCAAAGCCGTATACCGTAACGAAACTCGTTTAGGGCTGCCGTTTATATTACAAGGTAATGCTACTCGTAACGCCGAAGTGGTTAATTTAACAGGCCAACCTTTTCCATTAATTGTGTTGTCGCACGGTTATACCGGTTACCGTACTATTATGTTTTATTTAGCCGAACACCTAGCATCACATGGATATGTGGTGGCAGCTATTGATCATACCGACTCAACCAATGCCGATGTTGATATGGTGAATGCTCCGTTTAGTGGGTTTTTTAGTACCTTACTAAACCGTTCACGTGATCAACAATTTACCCTCGATTATTTTACGGATGCTGATAATTTTGTAAGCAGTATTATCGATACAAAGCGCGCAGGTTTAATTGGTTACTCTATGGGAGGATATGGCGCAGTTAACACTGTTGGCGGCTGCTATCAGTTTACCCCACAAACTGCTGCTACCTTTACCGGTAGTAAAGACCTTAATGTCATTAATGGTGCCATTACTTTACTTAATACCTGTGCAGGTGGTCAAGTTGCTCCAGCAAAAGTAGATCCTAAATGGAAAGCGATGATTGCCATGGCTCCTTGGGGGGAGAACTATCAACTATTTGACCCTGTAGCATTGGCCAAAATAACGACACCAACGCTCTATGTAGCGGGTGATCTTGATGATATATCAGGTTATAAAGGCATTAAGTCACTATATCAGCAAACCGGTGGCGACAAGACTTACATGCTCACCTTTCACAATGCTCGCCACAATATAGCACCGCATCCAGCCCCACAAATTGCTTATCAAAATGAAATAGACCTCGGCCATTACTTTGAACCGGCATGGAGCAATACTCAACTCAATACCATCAATAAGCACTTTGCGTTAGCCATGATGGATTGTCATGTTAAAAATCAACAAGATAAATGTGCATACTTACAATTAAACGCTCAATCAAATGAGCAGGACTCACAAGGAAATCCAACCCCTGCATGGAAAGGATTCCCTCATCGTTATGCCACAGGTATGTCATGG